In Clostridium sporogenes, one genomic interval encodes:
- a CDS encoding sodium-dependent transporter, producing MKKSREQWGTKAGFLLAAIGSAVGLGNIWRFPYVAYSNGGGAFLIPYFFAIFTAGIPLLILEYGMGHKFRGSTPLAISRANKKWEWLGWWPIISAVIILSYYSMILSLAMKYLTLSFNKVWGNDTNSYFYDEVLKVSSSPFDFGGLIIPILIGITLVWLINWFICYKGIKAGIEKLSKILLPALLIIMIIIVIKGITLKGASLGLNTLFTPDWQKVKDPKVWIAAYGQVFFSLSIATGIMMTYSSYLPKKTDINNSAFMTAFANCGFEFLSAIGVFAILGFMATNQGVSIDKVASGGIGLAFIAFPKVFSVMGTWGNILSVLFFTCLIFAGLTSAVSLVEAISSAIIDKTAWERKKVVTGILLVGFIISILFATRAGLYLLDIMDNFINNYGVVVVGLLETILVGWIVKPKTIRDHTNSVSYYRIGKWWDIIIKCINPIVLTFILVQSLITEMRTPYGGYNLLALFVYGWGVILIGITGAILISKQPWRHNINLKNE from the coding sequence ATGAAAAAATCCAGAGAACAATGGGGGACAAAAGCAGGATTCCTACTTGCAGCTATTGGTTCTGCTGTAGGACTAGGGAATATATGGAGATTTCCTTATGTAGCTTATTCAAATGGAGGTGGAGCATTTTTAATACCATATTTTTTCGCTATATTTACAGCAGGAATACCTTTATTAATTCTTGAATATGGAATGGGACATAAATTTAGAGGTTCAACACCACTAGCCATATCAAGAGCAAATAAAAAGTGGGAATGGCTTGGTTGGTGGCCTATAATTAGTGCAGTTATAATTTTATCCTATTATTCAATGATTTTGAGTTTGGCGATGAAGTACTTAACATTAAGCTTTAATAAAGTATGGGGAAATGACACTAACAGTTATTTTTATGATGAAGTATTAAAAGTATCATCATCACCCTTCGATTTTGGTGGATTAATTATTCCAATACTAATAGGAATAACTTTAGTTTGGTTAATTAACTGGTTTATATGTTATAAAGGAATAAAAGCTGGAATTGAGAAATTAAGCAAAATATTATTACCAGCTCTATTAATAATAATGATAATTATAGTAATAAAAGGGATAACCTTAAAAGGGGCTTCTTTAGGCTTAAACACACTGTTTACACCTGATTGGCAAAAAGTTAAAGATCCTAAAGTTTGGATTGCAGCATATGGACAAGTATTCTTTTCATTAAGCATAGCTACAGGAATTATGATGACTTATTCCAGTTATCTTCCTAAAAAAACAGATATAAATAATAGTGCATTCATGACTGCTTTTGCTAATTGCGGATTCGAATTTTTATCTGCCATAGGGGTTTTTGCAATACTTGGGTTCATGGCAACCAATCAAGGAGTATCTATTGATAAAGTTGCATCTGGTGGTATAGGCCTTGCATTCATAGCATTCCCTAAAGTATTTTCAGTAATGGGCACCTGGGGAAATATACTATCTGTATTATTCTTTACTTGCTTAATATTTGCAGGATTAACATCAGCAGTATCCTTAGTTGAGGCAATCTCCTCAGCTATAATAGATAAAACAGCATGGGAACGTAAAAAAGTAGTAACAGGAATCTTGTTAGTTGGATTTATTATAAGTATCTTATTTGCAACTAGAGCAGGATTATACCTATTAGATATTATGGACAACTTTATTAATAATTATGGAGTAGTTGTAGTTGGATTACTAGAGACTATTTTAGTAGGATGGATTGTAAAACCTAAAACCATTCGTGATCATACAAATTCAGTATCTTATTATAGAATAGGAAAATGGTGGGATATAATTATCAAATGTATAAACCCAATTGTTTTAACTTTCATTCTAGTACAAAGTCTTATTACAGAAATGCGTACACCTTATGGTGGATACAATTTATTGGCATTGTTTGTTTATGGATGGGGAGTTATTTTAATAGGAATTACCGGAGCAATTTTAATAAGTAAACAACCTTGGCGACATAATATTAATTTAAAAAATGAATAA
- a CDS encoding M24 family metallopeptidase translates to MDINKLNRVLKSMKENDIPQMIISDPTAIFYLTGKWIIPGERLLALYLNVNGNHKIVINELFPQEEDLGVEIVWYNDIQDGVEILSKFVEKDKIIGIDKVWPSKFLLRLQELGGGSKFVNGSFIVDYVRMIKDEEEIAILRESSRLNDLVMDELIPWVGKGLSEKELNTKVREIYKKHGINEVSFDPITAYAKGAADPHHVTDDTKGKYGDCVILDIGGFYKNYASDMTRTVFIGEVSERQKEIYDIVVEANLRGIAAAKPGNRMCDVDLAARNYIEEKGYGKYFTHRTGHSCGLEDHEFGDVSSVNEDIIKPGQCFSVEPGIYLPEEGIGVRIEDLVITTEDGCEVLNKYTKDLIVVPESK, encoded by the coding sequence ATGGATATAAATAAACTGAACAGAGTATTAAAATCTATGAAAGAAAATGATATTCCGCAAATGATTATCTCTGATCCCACAGCTATTTTTTATTTAACAGGAAAATGGATTATTCCGGGAGAAAGATTATTAGCATTGTACTTAAATGTTAATGGAAATCACAAAATTGTTATTAATGAATTATTCCCACAGGAAGAAGATCTTGGCGTAGAAATAGTATGGTACAACGATATCCAAGACGGAGTTGAAATCTTATCTAAATTTGTAGAAAAAGATAAAATTATAGGTATCGATAAAGTATGGCCATCTAAATTCTTATTAAGATTACAAGAACTTGGTGGAGGAAGCAAATTTGTAAACGGTTCCTTTATTGTTGACTATGTAAGAATGATTAAAGATGAAGAAGAAATCGCTATTTTGAGAGAATCTTCAAGATTAAATGACCTTGTAATGGATGAATTAATTCCATGGGTAGGAAAAGGTTTATCTGAAAAAGAATTAAATACTAAGGTTCGCGAAATTTACAAAAAACATGGTATTAACGAAGTATCTTTCGACCCTATTACAGCATATGCTAAGGGAGCAGCAGATCCACACCATGTGACAGATGATACAAAAGGAAAATATGGTGACTGCGTTATCCTTGATATTGGAGGCTTCTACAAAAACTATGCTTCTGATATGACAAGAACTGTATTTATCGGTGAAGTTTCTGAAAGGCAAAAAGAAATCTATGACATCGTTGTAGAAGCAAACTTAAGAGGTATTGCTGCTGCAAAACCTGGAAACAGAATGTGTGACGTAGATTTAGCTGCAAGAAACTACATTGAAGAAAAAGGATACGGAAAATATTTCACACACAGAACAGGACATTCCTGTGGTTTGGAAGACCACGAATTTGGTGATGTTTCTTCTGTAAATGAGGATATCATCAAACCAGGCCAATGTTTCTCTGTTGAACCAGGAATTTATCTTCCAGAAGAAGGAATAGGTGTTCGTATTGAAGACCTTGTTATCACAACTGAAGATGGCTGCGAGGTATTAAATAAATATACAAAGGACTTAATTGTTGTTCCTGAATCCAAATAA
- a CDS encoding MetS family NSS transporter small subunit, which translates to MTLSAMIFFGIGATVLWGGLLTTIIISMKKDTYSENSKIQN; encoded by the coding sequence ATGACATTAAGTGCAATGATATTCTTCGGTATAGGTGCAACAGTACTTTGGGGAGGATTATTGACTACTATAATAATTTCAATGAAAAAAGATACTTATTCAGAAAACAGCAAAATACAAAATTAA
- a CDS encoding peptide MFS transporter, with translation MENTNKKPFGFYVCSVAFTLERFAFYSAKWLLAVFVVAKIADGGLGLSAAEAAKMSANLVAFTYAAPLIGAFISDRFVGARYLVPIGMVLMGAGYLVGWQASSAGMVNLMIVLVSLGTGLFKCQTNAITGRLFDDPRQLDSAFSVQYSFVNIGSFIGTTIIGVLVGTKGYAFCFLVCGIMMFIDAAWFTFGWRFLGETGKKPFKIDEHEEVKAKETKEEKKPLTSIEKKRVAAIILVSFFSVIFWVFWYLAYMPVYFYWGGDHAAANWMIGNFQVPTAWFDSLNALACITLGPILGRVWSKLAKRPQGDLSMFKKTALGMILLGLSYVIFAMADVTRGGNLASLAWIVAFGIVLSLGEMVFSPLGNSFISKFSPPKLLSSMMSVWVLAVFFAAKSYGWVYEFTLKFKFAPTYFVIAAIAAGAGIILWLLDGKLNSLVVEEEEPLNEAV, from the coding sequence ATGGAAAACACAAACAAAAAACCATTTGGGTTCTATGTATGCTCAGTTGCTTTCACACTTGAAAGATTTGCATTCTACTCAGCAAAATGGCTACTTGCAGTATTCGTAGTTGCTAAAATAGCGGACGGAGGACTTGGTCTTTCTGCTGCAGAAGCAGCAAAAATGTCTGCAAATTTAGTTGCATTTACTTATGCTGCACCATTAATAGGGGCATTTATATCCGACCGTTTTGTAGGTGCTAGATACCTTGTTCCAATCGGGATGGTTTTAATGGGGGCAGGTTATTTAGTAGGATGGCAAGCTTCAAGTGCTGGCATGGTTAACTTAATGATTGTCCTAGTTTCTCTTGGTACAGGCTTATTTAAATGTCAAACAAACGCTATTACAGGTAGACTTTTTGATGATCCAAGACAATTAGATAGTGCTTTCTCTGTTCAATATTCTTTTGTTAATATTGGTTCTTTCATTGGTACAACAATTATCGGTGTACTTGTAGGAACTAAGGGATATGCTTTCTGTTTCTTAGTTTGTGGAATAATGATGTTTATTGATGCCGCTTGGTTTACTTTTGGATGGAGATTTTTAGGAGAAACAGGTAAAAAGCCATTCAAAATTGATGAACACGAAGAAGTAAAAGCAAAAGAAACTAAGGAAGAAAAGAAGCCACTTACATCAATAGAAAAGAAAAGGGTTGCAGCAATTATATTAGTATCTTTCTTCTCTGTAATTTTCTGGGTATTCTGGTATTTAGCATATATGCCTGTATATTTCTACTGGGGAGGAGACCATGCAGCTGCTAACTGGATGATAGGTAATTTTCAAGTTCCAACAGCTTGGTTTGATTCACTAAATGCATTAGCATGTATCACATTAGGACCAATTCTTGGTAGGGTTTGGTCAAAATTAGCTAAAAGACCTCAAGGTGATTTAAGCATGTTTAAGAAAACTGCGTTAGGTATGATACTTTTAGGTTTATCCTATGTAATCTTTGCAATGGCAGATGTTACAAGAGGAGGTAATCTTGCATCACTTGCTTGGATTGTTGCATTTGGTATCGTATTATCTCTTGGTGAAATGGTATTCTCACCACTTGGAAACTCTTTCATTAGTAAATTTTCACCACCTAAATTATTATCAAGCATGATGAGTGTTTGGGTACTTGCTGTTTTCTTTGCAGCAAAATCTTATGGATGGGTATATGAATTTACACTAAAATTTAAATTCGCACCAACATACTTTGTAATTGCAGCTATTGCTGCTGGAGCAGGTATTATTCTTTGGTTATTAGATGGAAAATTGAATAGCTTAGTTGTAGAAGAGGAAGAACCATTAAACGAAGCTGTTTAA
- the pepI gene encoding proline iminopeptidase, whose amino-acid sequence MKITEGYMPYLEYKTYYRIVGECTGNKKPLVLLHGGPGSTHNYFEVLDKVAEDGRAVIMYDQLGCGLSSTPSRPDLWNAKTWIEELIQLRKHLGLDEIHLLGQSWGGMQAIQYACEYKPEGIKSYILSSTLPAASLWEKEQRRRVAYLPQEMQDAIAKAEKAGDYSSKEYQEAEAEFMLRHCAGAVGPDSPECLRRPKVAGTEAYVTAWGQNEFSPSGTLKNFDFMKEIEDIKEPCLITSGLLDLCSPLVAKTMYDKIPNSEWELFEFSRHMPFVEENEKYIEVLNKWLNKND is encoded by the coding sequence ATGAAAATTACTGAAGGTTATATGCCATATCTAGAATATAAAACTTATTATCGTATAGTAGGTGAATGTACAGGAAATAAAAAGCCATTGGTTTTATTACACGGCGGACCAGGTTCTACACATAATTATTTTGAAGTACTTGACAAAGTTGCAGAAGATGGACGTGCAGTTATTATGTATGACCAATTAGGATGCGGATTATCCTCAACACCTTCTCGTCCTGACTTATGGAATGCAAAAACTTGGATTGAAGAATTAATTCAATTACGTAAACACTTAGGCTTAGATGAAATTCACTTATTAGGACAATCCTGGGGAGGAATGCAAGCAATTCAATACGCTTGTGAATATAAACCTGAAGGAATCAAAAGTTACATCTTATCCAGCACTTTACCAGCTGCTTCATTATGGGAAAAAGAACAGCGTAGAAGAGTTGCATACCTTCCACAGGAAATGCAAGATGCCATTGCAAAAGCAGAAAAAGCTGGAGATTATTCTTCAAAAGAATATCAAGAGGCAGAAGCAGAATTCATGCTTCGTCACTGTGCAGGCGCAGTAGGACCGGATTCACCAGAATGCTTAAGACGTCCAAAAGTTGCTGGAACAGAAGCTTATGTAACTGCATGGGGTCAAAATGAATTTAGCCCATCTGGTACATTAAAAAACTTTGATTTTATGAAAGAAATTGAAGATATAAAGGAACCTTGTCTAATAACTAGCGGTTTACTTGATCTTTGCTCACCACTTGTTGCAAAAACAATGTATGATAAAATTCCTAATTCAGAATGGGAATTATTTGAATTTAGCCGTCATATGCCATTCGTAGAAGAAAATGAAAAATATATAGAAGTACTTAATAAATGGTTAAATAAAAACGATTAA